Part of the Crossiella cryophila genome, TCTCGTGCTGGCCGGTGCTCAGCCGGTCAGCACGAGCCGGAGCACGATCTCGTCCTCGTCGACCTCGCCGGTGGGCTCGAAACCCAGCCCAAGGTAGAACGGCCCCGGATTGCCCTCGCCCTGCTGATGACTGGTGAGCAACTCGGTGCCGCCGTCGGCCCGCACCAGCTCGACGACCTGCGCGAGCACCGCCCGCCCATAGCCGCGGCCCTGGTGCGCGGCGTCGATGAGCAGCCGCCACAGGAAGTACGGCCCGATGACGCCGGGCCTGCCGGGCGGCACGTTCCAGCTCAGCATCACGAACCCGACCGGCTCGTCCCCCGCGTAGACCGCCCGGTACCAGGGCTCGCCCTCGGGCGTGCTCGCCGCGTCGTCGAGGGACTTGGCCACCGAGGCGACCAGGCGTTCCTGCGCGGGATGGACCCGCAGCGCGCACACCGCGTCCCGGTTGTCCGCGGTGATCTCGACCAGGCGCACCCGGGCAGTCGTCATGGCGGCGGAGGCTATCAGGACCGGGCGCGCCGCCGGACGTAATAAGTGATCAGCAGCGCGATGCAGACCACCGAGCCGCACCCCGCCGCGAGGCTGGCGGCGAAGGGCACGCCGACCAGGAAGCCGAGGGAGTTGACCGCGGAGGTGAGCACCGCCAGCACCCACAGCAGCGGCACGGAAACCGGGCTGCCGGGGCGGCGGATCTGGTTCACTTCGGTGTGGTTGCTCATGGGGACGAACCTACGAATTCCGGGCCCTCGGGCCGATCCCGCGCACTGCCGGATCCGGGGTGGAGCGGACTCCACCAGCCGGTGCTCCGCCCCGCCGAACCCGGCGACCTGCCCGGCATCGCCACCCTCATGCGGGCCTCGGTCCTGGAGGTGTTCCCCCGCTTCCACGACCAGCGCGAGACCGAGGCCGCGGCCCGCTACCTCACCGTGCCCGACCCGGTCCTGATCGAGGACGGCACCTACTTCGTGCACGAGGCCGCCGGCCAGGTCGTGGCCTGCGGCGGCTGGAGCACCCGGGACAAGCTCTACACCGGCTCCGGCTCCTCCCCCACCGACGACCGCCTGCTCGACCCGGCCACCGAACCCGCCAGGGTGCGCGCCATGTTCGTGCACGGCGACTGGACGCGGCGCGGGCTGGGGCGGGCGATCCTGGCCCGGTGCGTGACGGCGGCTCGGGCGGCGGGGTTCCGGGAGTTGGTGCTGATGGCGACGCTGCCGGGGGAGCCGTTGTACCGGGCGTTCGGGTTCCGCGAGGTGGCGCGGACCCGGGTGCGGTTGC contains:
- a CDS encoding GNAT family N-acetyltransferase, with amino-acid sequence MTTARVRLVEITADNRDAVCALRVHPAQERLVASVAKSLDDAASTPEGEPWYRAVYAGDEPVGFVMLSWNVPPGRPGVIGPYFLWRLLIDAAHQGRGYGRAVLAQVVELVRADGGTELLTSHQQGEGNPGPFYLGLGFEPTGEVDEDEIVLRLVLTG
- a CDS encoding GNAT family N-acetyltransferase; the encoded protein is MLRPAEPGDLPGIATLMRASVLEVFPRFHDQRETEAAARYLTVPDPVLIEDGTYFVHEAAGQVVACGGWSTRDKLYTGSGSSPTDDRLLDPATEPARVRAMFVHGDWTRRGLGRAILARCVTAARAAGFRELVLMATLPGEPLYRAFGFREVARTRVRLPNGVLLGGVSMAYPLTG